The Thermodesulfobacteriota bacterium region GGATAAAAATATCTGTTTGATGGAATAGAGATTAATACCTGTTTTAAATGGATGTGCTTATCACTTTTGAAACATTATTCAGGCAATAGGACCTCTTAGGATTAATAAAATATGACGATTCCAACCGCCGCTCTAATACTGATTCTGGTTTCGCTACTTGGTGGAGGAATGGCCATATTGGCCTTCGTATGGGCCGCAGGAAAGAAGCAGTTCAGAGACTTTGACACCGGCGCTTACGCCATTTTTGATGAAGAAGAGCCGGTAGGAAAGATGACCGATAATACCTTCGGATTTCCTGAATCCAACAAGCAGCACAAGAAAAACAGGCAAACTAATTTCAATACTCGACCAGAGTTATAAGTTTAACTTTTTTAGTTAGCCGCTGAAGGTTCGAGCCGGAGAGACAAGAATGGGGTCAGACGATAGCGCTGTTCAACTAGCGGAGTCCCCGGAATTATCATTCCGTGTCCGTAGCGACATATCTGCCTCCGGCCCGGTAATCGTCTTCTTCATATCAGCGGTGCTGTGGCTCCTTATAGGAACAATCTTTGGACTTATCGCCTCATTCAAATTCAATTTCCCGGACTGGTTAGGGTCTTCCCCCGCTCTT contains the following coding sequences:
- the ccoS gene encoding cbb3-type cytochrome oxidase assembly protein CcoS, which codes for MTIPTAALILILVSLLGGGMAILAFVWAAGKKQFRDFDTGAYAIFDEEEPVGKMTDNTFGFPESNKQHKKNRQTNFNTRPEL